The Saccharomonospora glauca K62 genome has a segment encoding these proteins:
- a CDS encoding PspA/IM30 family protein — MANPFVKFWKYLMAAFSSKVDEHADPKVQIQQAIEEAQRNHQALSQQAASVIGNQRQLEMKLNRQLGEVEKLQASTRQALTLADEARAKGDEKKAQEFETAAEGFAAQLVTAEQAIEDLKTLHDQALQAAEQAKQAVERNAAMLQQKLAERTKLLSQLEQAKMQEQVSASLNQMSELAAPGNTPSLDEIRDKIEKRYTTALGSAELAQNSVQGRMLEVQHSTTQLAGHNRLEQIRASMRGESVAQVTSGESGSSTASSSSTSSDIQREIQARVEAERQKNQA; from the coding sequence ATGGCCAACCCTTTCGTGAAGTTCTGGAAGTACCTGATGGCGGCGTTCTCGTCCAAGGTCGACGAGCACGCTGATCCCAAGGTGCAGATCCAGCAGGCCATCGAGGAGGCGCAGCGAAACCATCAGGCCCTGTCCCAGCAGGCCGCCTCGGTGATCGGCAACCAGCGACAGCTGGAGATGAAGCTCAACCGGCAGCTCGGTGAGGTCGAAAAGCTGCAGGCCTCCACTCGTCAGGCGCTGACCCTCGCAGACGAGGCCAGGGCGAAGGGTGACGAGAAGAAGGCCCAGGAGTTCGAGACCGCCGCGGAAGGCTTCGCCGCGCAGCTCGTCACGGCGGAGCAGGCGATCGAGGATCTGAAGACGCTGCACGACCAGGCGTTGCAGGCCGCCGAGCAGGCCAAGCAGGCCGTCGAGCGTAACGCCGCCATGCTGCAGCAGAAGCTGGCCGAGCGCACCAAGCTGCTGTCGCAGCTCGAACAGGCGAAGATGCAGGAGCAGGTGTCGGCCTCGCTGAACCAGATGTCGGAGCTGGCCGCGCCGGGCAACACGCCGTCGCTGGACGAGATCCGCGACAAGATCGAGAAGCGGTACACCACGGCCCTGGGATCGGCCGAGCTGGCGCAGAACTCCGTGCAGGGTCGGATGCTGGAGGTTCAGCACTCCACCACCCAGCTGGCGGGTCACAACCGCCTGGAGCAGATCAGGGCTTCCATGAGGGGCGAGTCGGTCGCGCAGGTCACGAGCGGCGAGTCCGGGAGCAGCACCGCGTCGAGCTCGTCGACGTCCTCGGACATCCAGCGCGAGATTCAGGCCAGGGTCGAGGCCGAGCGTCAGAAGAACCAGGCGTGA
- a CDS encoding helix-turn-helix domain-containing protein has product MTVLLREAIGDRLRHARTTKRRTLRDISRAAKVSLGYLSEVERGQKEASSELLASICEALELPLSELLRNVAADVSALDRVDAAVDPRPDELTTVGAEEGKDTPGEGRMDERKRGFEGGRLVTGRKRDDLTDFRLSPTLRTTIRAPKSKAVLAA; this is encoded by the coding sequence ATGACCGTGCTGTTGCGTGAGGCGATCGGTGATCGGCTCCGTCATGCCCGCACCACCAAGCGCCGGACGCTGCGCGACATCTCCCGCGCCGCCAAGGTGAGCCTTGGGTACCTGTCCGAGGTCGAACGAGGGCAGAAAGAGGCGTCCAGCGAGCTGCTCGCTTCGATCTGCGAGGCGCTGGAGCTGCCGCTGAGCGAGTTGCTGCGCAACGTCGCCGCGGACGTCTCGGCACTCGACCGGGTCGACGCGGCCGTCGATCCCCGCCCCGACGAACTGACGACCGTGGGCGCCGAGGAAGGCAAGGACACACCGGGCGAGGGGCGGATGGACGAGAGGAAGCGTGGTTTCGAGGGCGGCCGTCTGGTCACTGGCCGCAAGCGTGACGATCTCACGGACTTCCGCCTGTCTCCGACGCTGCGGACCACCATTCGTGCCCCGAAGTCGAAGGCCGTGCTGGCCGCATAA